A single genomic interval of Helianthus annuus cultivar XRQ/B chromosome 6, HanXRQr2.0-SUNRISE, whole genome shotgun sequence harbors:
- the LOC110937578 gene encoding uncharacterized protein LOC110937578 yields the protein MANRRDKEVAEQYSSQPVPKTSSWILQKWRRPTSRSSTSTSETQNDNEKSNQGHSVHRWAIPDDESVNWAKNVVEFYNNGDSPFCYSAVFNTPTQLDKRFWGTLLGDRSHGYLTETHIQGWVGRMMNWRRRQLQEDKSLALPWTLLPPQFYTHLLESSVKHVVNYANGKLNPFPSFFEVDFVYFPFCLANNKWLHLRVDLRSQELLMYCIEPFDGEYYRRAVHPIITKIKVYFTGLLVHIQYWKKSGRTERCMTFEINEDFVRSFRDLVGNEGVYVCMLMEHLVTGKPINPTGDFNEALASYRHFMAENLYFWRCLPRP from the exons ATGGCAAACCGTCGAGACAAGGAAGTTGCTGAACAATATAGTTCTCAGCCAGTCCCAAAAACGTCTAGTTGGATTCTTCAGAAATGGAGGCGTCCAACAAGTCGGTCTTCCACCTCAACTTCTGAAACACAAAATGATAACGAAAAATCCAACCAAGGCCATAGTGTACACCGATGGGcgattcctgatgatgagtcagtTAATTGGGCTAAAAACGTTGTCGAGTTCTACAATAATGGGGACTCACCTTTCTGTTATTCTGCCGTGTTTAACACACCTACACAATTAGACAAGCGTTTTTGGGGAACCCTCCTTGGTGATAGGAGCCATGGCTACCTAACGGAAACA CATATTCAAGGTTGGGTTGGAAGAATGATGAACTGGAGACGTAGACAACTACAAGAAGACAAGTCGTTGGCCTTACCCTGGACGTTATTACCGCCTCAATTTTACACGCACTTACTTGAATCAAGTGTCAAACATGTCGTTAACTACGCTAACGGAAAGTTAAACCCCTTTCCATCTTTTTTCGAAGTTGATTTTGTTTATTTCCCTTTCTGTCTTGCAAACAACAAGTGGTTGCATCTACGTGTGGATCTCCGCAGTCAGGAGCTACTGATGTATTGTATAGAACCGTTTGATGGTGAGTATTATAGGCGGGCGGTTCACCCAATAATTACGAAAATCAAAGTGTACTTCACAGGGTTATTGGTCCACATTCAGTACTGGAAGAAGTCAGGACGTACAGAGAGGTGCATGACGTTTGAAATCAACGAAGATTTTGTTAGGTCCTTCCGAGACCTAGTTGGCAACGAAGGTGTGTACGTTTGTATGTTAATGGAGCACCTAGTTACAGGAAAACCCATCAATCCAACAGGGGATTTTAACGAAGCGTTGGCAAGCTATCGTCATTTTATGGCTGAAAATTTGTACTTTTGGCGTTGTTTACCGCGTCCGTAA
- the LOC110870589 gene encoding dynamin-2A, translated as MEAVEELAQLADSMRQAAALLNDEDVDENSSNSTKRSSTFLNVVALGNTSAGKSAVLNSLIGHPALPTGEGGATRAPICIDLQRDENLSSKSIVLQIDSKSQPVSASALRHSLQDRLSKISSKSRDEIYLKLKTSTAPPLKLIDLPGVDKGNLDGSLSEYAQHNDAVLLVVISAAQAPEVASAKALRIAKEYDGESTRTIGVISKTDQASSDPRILAAVQALLLGQGPRTAADIPWVALIGQSVSIASAQSGNMGSDNSLETAWRAESESLKSMLTGAPQNKLGRLALVETLAQQIRSRMKIRLPSLLSGLQGKSQIVQDELVRLGESMVTSSEGTRALALELCREFEDKFLQHIMTGEGSGWKVVASFEGNFPNRIKQLPLDRHFDLQNVKRIVLEADGYQPYLISPEKGLRSLIKGVLELAKEPSRLCVDEVHRVLADIVSAAANATPGLGRYPPFKREVVAIATAALEGFKNDAKTMVTALVDMERVFVPPQHFIRLVQRRMERQRREEEIKTKSSKKAVDAEQSLLNRAASPQPGGNLKSMKDTKQDKNGQAEPTLKTAGPEGEITAGFLLKKSAKANGWSRRWFVLNEKTGKLGYTKKQEERNFRGVITLEECAVEEVEEDEPPSKSSKDKKSKVEEKPPSLVFKITSKVAYKTVLKAHSAVVLKAESAVDKAEWLNKIRAVMGVKGDEVKLKPDGPPIRHTHSDGSLDTMARKPVDPEEELRWMAQEVRGYVEAVLNSLAANVPKAVVLCQVEKAKEDMLNKLYSSVSSQSTARIEELLQEDGNVKRKREKIQKQSSLLSKLTRQLSIHDNRAAAASGMSNDSPAESPRSGGGDWRSAFDSAANGPTNLDSRFGSNGHSRRNSDPSENDDGPGSRSKSAGRRTPNRLPPAPPGSGYRF; from the exons ATGGAGGCGGTTGAAGAACTCGCGCAGCTTGCGGATTCGATGCGGCAGGCTGCGGCTCTTCTTAACGATGAAGATGTTGATGAAAACTCATCGAATTCTACTAAACGTTCTTCCACGTTTCTGAACGTTGTTGCGCTTGGAAATACA AGTGCAGGTAAATCAGCAGTGTTGAACAGTTTGATTGGACATCCTGCTTTG CCTACTGGTGAAGGTGGTGCAACTCGTGCACCAATATGCATCGACTTACAGAGGGACGAAAATTTAAGCAGCAAATCAATTGTACTGCAGATTGATAGTAAATCCCAACCCGTGTCTGCAA GTGCTCTGCGTCACTCATTACAGGACAGGCTTAGTAAAATTTCAAGCAAAAGTCGTGATGAAATATATTTAAAGCTTAAAACAAGTACAG CTCCTCCTTTGAAACTAATTGATCTGCCTGGAGTTGACAAGGGAAATCTTGATGGCTCTTTA AGTGAGTATGCTCAGCATAATGATGCCGTTCTGCTGGTTGTAATATCTGCTGCTCAGGCACCCGAAGTTGCCTCTGCAAAAGCCCTCAGAATAGCAAAGGAATATGATGGAGAAT CAACAAGAACCATTGGTGTCATCAGTAAAACAGATCAAGCCTCTTCAGATCCCAGAATTCTTGCTGCTGTTCAGGCACTTCTTTTGGGTCAAGGACCGCGAACTGCAGCAGATATCCCATGGGTTGCTCTGATTGGGCAATCTGTTTCCATTGCTTCAGCACAGTCGGGAAACATGGGATCTGATAACTCACTAGAAACTGCTTGGCGAGCTGAGAGTGAGAGTTTAAAATCTATGTTGACGGGAGCCCCTCAGAACAAGCTTGGTAGATTAGCCTTGGTGGAGACCCTCGCTCAACAAATTCGTAGCCGAATGAAAATTAGGCTTCCAAGTCTTTTATCGGG GCTTCAGGGTAAGTCGCAAATTGTACAAGATGAATTAGTTAGGCTTGGGGAATCAATGGTCACCAGTTCCGAAGGTACAAGAGCTTTGGCTTTGGAGCTTTGCCGCGAATTTGAGGACAAATTTCTTCAGCATATTATGACTGGGGAG GGTAGTGGCTGGAAAGTTGTTGCCAGTTTTGAGGGTAATTTTCCTAATAGGATCAAACAGCTTCCGCTTGACAGACATTTTGACCTACAAAACGTGAAAAGG ATTGTTTTAGAAGCCGATGGTTATCAACCATACCTTATATCTCCAGAGAAAGGGTTGCGGTCTTTAATAAAAGGTGTATTGGAGCTGGCAAAGGAGCCATCACGTCTCTGTGTTGATGAG GTTCATCGTGTACTTGCTGACATAGTTTCAGCAGCAGCTAATGCTACACCAGGACTGGGCAGATATCCACCATTTAAGCGGGAG GTAGTGGCAATTGCCACTGCTGCTTTGGAGGGGTTTAAAAATGATGCAAAGACCATGGTAACTGCACTTGTTGATATGGAGCGAGTGTTTGTTCCGCCGCAACATTTCATTCGTTTGGTACAGAGAAG GATGGAAAGGCAGAGACGAGAAGAAGAGATTAAAACCAAATCTTCCAAGAAGGCTGTTGATGCAGAGCAATCCTTGTTGAATAGG gcaGCTAGTCCTCAACCAGGTGGGAATTTAAAATCCATGAAGGATACAAAGCAAGATAAGAATGGACAAGCGGAACCTACTTTAAAGACTGCAGGACCTGAGGGGGAGATAACAGCAG GATTCTTGTTGAAGAAAAGTGCAAAAGCTAATGGGTGGAGTAGGAGATGGTTTGTTTTAAATGAGAAAACTGGGAAG CTTGGATACACTAAAAAACAAGAAGAGAGAAATTTCCGTGGTGTTATCACTTTGGAAGAATGTGCTGTAGAAGAAGTTGAAGAGGACGAACCCCCGTCGAAAAGCTCAAAGGATAAGAAGTCAAAGGTAGAAGAAAAGCCACCTAGTTTGGTCTTCAAGATAACAAGCAAGGTTGCATACAAGACTGTGTTAAAAG CTCATAGCGCTGTCGTGTTAAAGGCTGAGAGTGCTGTAGATAAGGCGGAGTGGTTAAACAAAATAAGAGCTGTAATGGGTGTCAAAGGGGATGAAGTCAAATTGAAGCCAGATGGTCCTCCCATTCGACATACGCATTCAGACGGTTCTCTT GATACAATGGCCAGAAAACCAGTAGATCCAgaggaagaacttcgttggatgGCTCAAGAAGTACGTGGTTATGTTGAAGCAGTTCTCAACAGCCTTGCAGCCAATGTCCCAAAG GCAGTTGTTCTTTGCCAAGTAGAAAAGGCTAAAGAAGATATGCTCAATAAACTCTACAGTTCTGTAAG TTCCCAAAGTACAGCGAGGATAGAGGAGCTGCTTCAAGAGGACGGTAACGTAAAGCGAAAAAGAGAGAAAATACAGAAGCAATCCTCCCTGCTCTCTAAACTCACCCGGCAACTCAGCATTCATGATAATCGAGCAGCTGCTGCTTCAGGCATGTCAAATGATAGTCCTGCAG aaagtccaagaagtggtggtGGTGACTGGAGATCTGCTTTTGATTCTGCTGCCAATGGCCCTACAAATCTTGACTCTAGATTTGGATCCAATGGTCATAGCCGCAGGAACAGTGACCCTTCTGAGAACGACGATGGCCCAGGGTCCAGATCAAAATCCGCCGGCCGCCGCACGCCTAACCGATTGCCGCCAGCTCCACCAGGTTCAGGTTACAGGTTTTAG
- the LOC110920295 gene encoding uncharacterized protein LOC110920295 translates to MEVWNPATKKIRLGMFFKSKQEVDFAIREWNIRRGREIFVIDSKPALFKVKCYTRNKHYKNPFPGPAPLCDWRATVSKKMNQHMWQITNWAPAHTCYSTVVRNNNRCLRSKDIGSHILPQIRADIGFKVKHIRVHIKQTLSVDITYTKAWRGRRKAIEKIYGSWDSNFAEVPKYILRLQSQNLGTVVTWFHHPNSNPDYPTFKYVFWAFGPYISAFHLCQPVISVDGTHLKGPYRGKLLIVVTKNANNYIMPIAYALVDEETVHSWCWFFQNLKQYVVQTRKICVISDRHAGIIHAMENLEDWMEPRAYHRYCLRHVRSNFSSRFSMKYLRKLCWMIGSTTQSQKYRWAVREMQMYKREASDYLNNIDKSKWTLRHDHRHRHWGNLTTNISESMNSVLRQARLLPIKALIHFTFTKDVSEYVRHTQLAARCNSPLPPRIWSRFNKLYFVAMQHEVSMYDAIDARYSVVSKTETNDRGGNEYTVEYNKRSCSCGKWQMLRFPCSHAIAVCYWRGEEPHNVTHSIFHTTTYRQQYSGHFYNLGHKDEWAEPDWRIKGDPSRVTTHRGRMRSRRIQNEMDINYRDEPQARRCSKCGATGHNRKTCGQR, encoded by the coding sequence ATGGAGGTATGGAATCCTGCAACAAAAAAAATCCGTTTGGGTATGTTCTTCAAGTCCAAACAGGAGGTAGACTTTGCAATTCGCGAATGGAACATTCGTCGTGGCCGTGAAATTTTTGTTATTGATAGTAAACCAGCGTTATTCAAGGTAAAATGCTACACGAGAAACAAACATTACAAAAATCCTTTTCCGGGTCCTGCTCCGTTGTGTGACTGGCGCGCCACAGTATCCAAAAAAATGAACCAACATATGTGGCAAATTACCAACTGGGCTCCAGCCCACACGTGCTACTCAACGGTAGTACGAAACAACAACAGGTGCCTGAGATCAAAAGATATTGGTTCACACATCCTACCACAGATTCGTGCCGACATTGGATTCAAGGTAAAACATATTAGGGTCCACATCAAGCAAACGCTTTCCGTGGACATTACGTATACAAAGGCGTGGCGTGGTAGAAGAAAGGCCATCGAGAAAATATATGGCAGTTGGGATAGCAATTTTGCCGAGGTACCCAAGTACATTCTACGGCTACAGTCTCAGAACCTCGGTACTGTTGTCACATGGTTTCATCATCCTAATTCTAATCCAGATTATCCGACATTCAAATATGTTTTCTGGGCATTCGGGCCTTATATTAGTGCCTTTCATCTTTGCCAACCAGTAATCTCAGTTGATGGCACACATTTGAAAGGGCCATACCGAGGAAAGTTGTTGATTGTTGTTACCAAAAACGCAAACAACTACATAATGCCCATTGCTTATGCTCTTGTTGATGAAGAGACTGTTCATAGTTGGTGTTGGTTTTTCCAAAATCTGAAACAGTATGTCGTCCAGACCAGAAAAATATGTGTTATATCCGACCGTCATGCTGGAATCATTCATGCAATGGAAAACCTCGAAGATTGGATGGAACCAAGGGCCTACCACCGTTATTGTCTTCGTCATGTGAGAAGCAATTTTAGTAGCAGATTCTCGATGAAATACCTAAGAAAGTTGTGCTGGATGATTGGGAGCACAACCCAATCACAAAAGTATCGTTGGGCTGTGCGAGAAATGCAGATGTATAAACGGGAAGCATCGGACTACCTGAACAACATAGACAAAAGTAAGTGGACGTTACGGCATGACCATAGGCATCGTCATTGGGGAAACCTAACGACCAACATTTCTGAGTCTATGAATAGTGTGTTACGTCAGGCAAGACTGCTGCCTATAAAAGCGTTGATTCATTTCACGTTTACGAAAGACGTATCAGAGTATGTTAGGCACACGCAGCTTGCAGCCCGTTGCAACTCCCCTTTACCCCCGCGTATATGGTCAAGGTTTAACAAACTGTACTTTGTAGCTATGCAACACGAGGTGTCCATGTATGATGCCATAGATGCACGCTATAGTGTGGTTTCAAAGACTGAAACCAACGATCGCGGTGGTAATGAGTACACCGTTGAGTACAATAAAAGGAGTTGCTCATGTGGGAAATGGCAAATGCTTAGATTTCCATGTTCCCATGCCATTGCAGTTTGTTATTGGAGGGGTGAGGAACCGCACAACGTTACACATTCTATATTCCATACAACCACTTATCGACAACAGTATAGTGGACACTTTTACAACTTAGGGCACAAGGACGAATGGGCGGAACCCGACTGGAGAATTAAGGGGGACCCGTCGAGGGTTACAACTCATCGAGGTAGGATGCGTTCAAGGAGAATTCAGAATGAGATGGATATTAACTATCGCGACGAACCCCAAGCGCGAAGGTGCAGCAAATGTGGTGCTACGGGTCATAACAGGAAGACTTGTGGCCAACGCTAA
- the LOC110920225 gene encoding serine/threonine-protein phosphatase 7 long form homolog, which yields MSIKRADRQFWSLIKDNPIGPRVQSIIRQAGFGGILDSGYRYIDHALITALVERWRPETHTFHLPFGETTVTLQDINVLWGLPINGEVFSGMETPITFTNGVIMCQNLLGFTPEKNHFWGKRINSVRCTLFPVNSNNWIALHYLPFLEDLGQCSQISWGSAVLGCLYRNLCNATAPNAVGLTGPVSILQVWAWERIRCLPPEPNAIFNYRAPIAARWKGSLNAVDVPTHCLRTYRSQLQSLKEAMFIWRPYDAMVDSLPEICTSGRNSWRCVCPLICWDVVEHHYPQRVMRQFGMVQCIPPPINIEVGEHERLHSLVRNGKTGWDWKSRHEPYVNAWNHREHNVVNGQQIETYSVANDYMTWYLEHTVVYLTNPRQPLEPMAGFQDDGATVRMMADSLGVIHQSQDMEMMQQTAYRALNMSNLAEYTQYPTNLTNDPVDLSSYPSSQRIRRRRRRGRGAANVQDTSAGQWGRNYEEGGASGVNHEQNNEPNFNGLNGADIGNVTNTFVDQNTVATHAIQSWQRLLASAVNEDPRYDISELLEST from the exons ATGAGTATAAAACGTGCCGATCGTCAATTTTGGTCGCTTATAAAGGATAATCCGATAGGACCACGCGTCCAAAGTATAATTCGTCAAGCGGGCTTCGGCGGTATCCTCGATAGTGGGTATCGGTACATTGACCACGCGTTAATAACCGCGTTGGTTGAGCGTTGGAGGCCCGAAACCCACACTTTTCACCTCCCCTTCGGTGAAACCACAGTGACTCTACAAGACATTAATGTTTTGTGGGGTCTACCAATAAATGGGGAGGTATTTTCCGGTATGGAAACGCCGATTACATTTACCAACGGCGTTATAATGTGTCAAAATTTGTTGGGGTTTACCCctgaaaaaaatcatttttgggGGAAAAGAATAAATTCAGTCC GATGTACATTATTTCCTGTTAATTCAAATAATTGGATAGCTCTTCATTATCTGCCTTTCCTAGAAGATTTGGGGCAATGTTCTCAGATCAGTTGGGGAAGTGCTGTTTTAGGCTGTTTGTACAGAAATCTTTGTAACGCCACAGCTCCAAATGCTGTAGGTCTTACCGGTCCTGTGTCTATTTTACAAGTATGGGCATGGGAGAGGATTCGGTGTCTTCCACCGGAGCCTAACGCGATCTTCAACTACCGCGCCCCGATAGCTGCTCG GTGGAAGGGGAGTCTAAACGCCGTTGATGTTCCGACACATTGCCTCAGAACCTATCGATCTCAGCTTCAGTCGTTGAAAGAGGCAATG tttatatgGCGACCGTATGATGCCATGGTGGACAGCCTCCCGGAGATCTGCACCAGTGGGAGGAATAGCTGGAGGTGTGTCTGCCCGTTGATTTGCTGGGATGTTGTGGAGCATCACTATCCGCAACGGGTTATGCGGCAGTTTGGCATGGTTCAATGTATACCTCCACCAATAAATATTGAGGTCGGTGAGCATGAGCGGCTCCATTCTTTAGTCCGGAATGGTAAAACTGGGTGGGACTGGAAAAGTCGTCATGAACCGTATGTTAACGCTTGGAACCATCGTGAGCATAATGTTGTAAACGGACAACAAATCGAGACTTATTCCGTGGCCAACGATTATATGACGTGGTACTTAGAACATACGGTCGTGTATTTGACCAATCCACGGCAACCGCTAGAACCCATGGCAGGATTTCAGGATGACGGTGCCACGGTCCGAATGATG GCTGACTCTTTGGGTGTAATACACCAAAGCCAAGATATGGAGATGATGCAACAGACAGCATACCGGGCTTTGAACATGTCAAATTTAGCGGAATATACCCAATATCCAACCAATTTGACAAATGACCCGGTGGACCTGTCATCCTATCCTAGTAGTCAGAGGATTCGTAGGCGACGCCGTCGCGGCCGTGGTGCGGCAAACGTTCAAGACACCAGCGCTGGTCAATGGGGAAGGAATTATGAAGAAGGGGGTGCATCCGGTGTTAATCACGAACAAAACAACGAGCCAAACTTTAATGGGTTGAATGGAGCCGATATTGGAAACGTTACAAATACGTTTGTAGACCAAAATACGGTTGCAACCCATGCCATCCAAAGTTGGCAACGACTTTTGGCTTCCGCAGTCAACGAAGATCCACGTTATGACATAAGTGAACTCTTGGAATCAACCTAA
- the LOC110870596 gene encoding F-box protein CPR1 encodes MTPLLWHAENGVGRYGALTRLSWPGATYHTPLAYKNVKLPGTWQSVLAEEPANCWYNQKKQFQIIMADDPTSSNHLPPELIIDIFLRLPVKTLIRCTSVCKQWYVLIRNPNFSTSHFNSYNNNHNNQYILIGNTNICHVVCDKTFQLIHTVQAPFHLSPNRKYSLNFIGSSNGLLCLAPGLEYTLGNDVYIWNPSVRACKKLPVSRFSDHEFRGVVSRLGFAFHESSNDYKVVRLVYFSGSCSFPFVDVVPLVEIYSLRTDSWKVVSAEVPPVMIQSVATFNDGVFYWMGFKSVTDDPMENYILSYDLDDGRFREIEQPSVDFPFSLLAVKGSSSGSLYSVYSKFFGGQNDILVLWKMDEFNGGWMKAYTIQCNRGVWATLGFTTSGKFLFANLEKKLVSFDLETLETEVHDLGIALNRSAVDVNYMESLLFFDL; translated from the coding sequence ATGACACCCCTCCTTTGGCACGCAGAGAATGGGGTGGGGCGCTATGGAGCGCTAACAAGGCTAAGTTGGCCCGGGGCGACATACCACACCCCTTTGGCTTATAAAAACGTGAAACTACCTGGGACCTGGCAGTCAGTTTTAGCAGAAGAGCCGGCCAATTGTTGGTACAACCAAAAAAAGCAGTTCCAAATAATTATGGCAGATGATCCAACTTCCAGCAACCACTTACCACCGGAGCTCATAATCGACATATTCTTACGCCTACCGGTCAAAACCCTAATCCGATGCACCTCCGTTTGCAAACAATGGTACGTTCTCATCAGAAACCCTAATTTCTCCACTTCACATTTCAATTCATacaataataatcataataatcaaTACATTCTCATTGGCAACACCAATATCTGTCACGTAGTTTGTGATAAAACGTTTCAATTGATACACACTGTTCAAGCCCCCTTTCATCTTAGCCCTAATCGTAAATACTCGTTGAATTTCATCGGTTCCTCTAACGGATTGTTGTGTTTAGCTCCTGGTTTGGAGTATACCTTAGGGAATGATGTGTATATTTGGAATCCATCAGTTAGGGCTTGTAAAAAGCTTCCTGTTTCCCGGTTCTCTGACCATGAGTTTAGGGGGGTCGTTTCTCGGTTAGGGTTTGCGTTTCATGAGTCTAGTAATGATTATAAGGTTGTTAGATTGGTTTATTTTTCGGGAAGTTGTAGCTTTCCGTTTGTGGATGTCGTGCCATTGGTTGAGATTTATAGCTTGAGAACGGATTCGTGGAAGGTTGTTAGTGCGGAAGTTCCTCCTGTTATGATTCAGAGTGTGGCGACGTTTAACGATGGAGTGTTTTATTGGATGGGTTTCAAGAGTGTTACGGATGATCCGATGGAGAATTATATCTTGTCGTATGATCTTGATGATGGGAGGTTTAGGGAGATTGAACAGCCGTCGGTTGATTTTCCGTTTTCGCTTTTGGCGGTGAAGGGATCGTCGTCGGGTTCGTTATATTCGGTTTACTCCAAGTTTTTTGGTGGTCAGAATGATATCTTGGTGTTGTGGAAGATGGATGAGTTTAACGGAGGTTGGATGAAAGCGTACACGATTCAGTGTAACAGAGGTGTGTGGGCGACATTAGGGTTTACGACAAGTGGGAAGTTTTTATTTGCTAATTTGGAGAAGAAGCTTGTGTCGTTTGATCTTGAAACCCTCGAAACTGAAGTTCATGATCTTGGAATCGCTTTAAACCGGTCTGCAGTCGATGTTAATTACATGGAAAGCCTCCTATTTTTCGATCTTTGA